One Gloeothece verrucosa PCC 7822 DNA window includes the following coding sequences:
- the modD gene encoding ModD protein has translation MNIISDQYLWQLLNEDVPYFDLTTQALGIGDFSATITYTTRHETTLCCTEEAANLLKRVGAEVSLRLPSGYQAEKGVTFLIANGSAASLHLGWKCSQNLLEYTCGIATKTHQLVQLAQQVNPDIMLYTTRKSIPGTKPIAIKAILAGGAYPHRLGISETILIFEQHLIFLGGIEGLCKQLTELKRKVKEKKILVEVTTLSEALPLAQAKIDGLQFDKLKAEELADIVPKLKSIHPTLMILAAGGINEANIAEYATTGVDGLVLTAPYYAKPADIQVKISSHF, from the coding sequence ATGAATATTATTAGCGATCAGTATCTTTGGCAACTGCTCAATGAAGATGTCCCCTACTTTGATTTAACCACGCAGGCGTTAGGCATTGGCGATTTCAGTGCTACGATTACCTATACCACTCGGCACGAGACAACCCTCTGTTGCACCGAAGAAGCCGCCAATCTTCTCAAACGAGTGGGTGCTGAGGTATCTTTAAGATTACCGTCAGGGTATCAAGCGGAAAAAGGAGTAACGTTTTTGATCGCTAATGGAAGTGCCGCCAGCTTACATTTAGGTTGGAAATGTTCACAGAATTTACTCGAATATACCTGCGGAATTGCCACTAAAACCCATCAATTAGTGCAACTAGCGCAACAAGTCAACCCTGATATTATGCTTTATACCACCCGAAAATCGATTCCGGGCACAAAACCCATCGCCATTAAAGCGATTTTAGCTGGTGGTGCTTATCCTCACCGCCTAGGAATTTCCGAGACGATCTTAATTTTTGAGCAACATCTGATTTTTTTAGGCGGAATTGAAGGATTATGTAAACAATTAACTGAGTTAAAACGTAAAGTTAAAGAGAAGAAAATTTTAGTCGAAGTAACAACCCTATCTGAGGCGTTGCCGTTAGCCCAGGCAAAAATTGATGGTCTTCAGTTTGATAAACTAAAAGCCGAAGAACTGGCTGACATCGTACCCAAGCTAAAATCCATTCATCCCACACTCATGATTTTAGCGGCAGGAGGAATTAATGAGGCTAATATTGCTGAATATGCCACAACAGGGGTAGACGGATTGGTTTTAACGGCTCCTTATTATGCCAAACCGGCTGATATTCAAGTTAAAATTTCATCTCATTTTTAG
- the xth gene encoding exodeoxyribonuclease III, with the protein MKIATWNVNSIRIRQQQVSHWLQMNPVDVLCLQETKVIDADFPKMPFEELGYHLYISGQPSYNGVALLSRQPLEDVRIGFTQVLGVDDVLAATFDQQKRVISGIFHDVRIVNLYVPNGADLSSDKYAYKLQWLKMLRNYLTLFKENYPQELCVCGDFNVAPEDKDIHNPKGKETHIMATPQERKALQEVLEIGLKDAFRKFTAEGGHYSWWDYRSGGFQRNRGWRIDHHFLTPKLYEQATSCTIDIEPRKQEKPSDHTPVIVEF; encoded by the coding sequence ATGAAAATCGCTACTTGGAATGTCAATTCTATTCGCATTCGTCAACAGCAAGTGAGCCACTGGTTACAAATGAATCCGGTTGATGTTCTTTGCTTACAAGAAACTAAAGTCATTGATGCCGATTTTCCTAAAATGCCTTTTGAAGAGTTGGGCTATCATCTCTATATTTCTGGACAACCTTCTTATAATGGTGTGGCTCTTTTGAGTCGTCAGCCGCTAGAAGATGTCCGCATAGGCTTTACTCAAGTTCTTGGGGTTGATGATGTTTTAGCCGCCACTTTTGACCAACAGAAACGAGTGATTAGCGGCATTTTTCATGACGTGCGAATTGTGAATCTTTATGTGCCTAATGGAGCGGATTTGTCAAGTGATAAATATGCCTATAAACTCCAGTGGTTAAAAATGCTACGAAACTATTTAACACTTTTCAAAGAAAATTATCCTCAAGAATTGTGTGTTTGTGGGGATTTTAATGTGGCTCCTGAAGATAAAGATATTCATAATCCGAAAGGCAAAGAAACTCATATTATGGCTACTCCTCAAGAAAGAAAAGCTTTGCAAGAAGTGTTAGAGATCGGCTTAAAAGATGCTTTTCGGAAATTTACAGCCGAAGGCGGCCATTATAGCTGGTGGGATTATCGTTCTGGCGGCTTTCAACGCAATCGAGGTTGGCGAATTGACCATCATTTTTTAACTCCTAAGCTGTATGAACAGGCGACCAGTTGTACAATAGATATAGAACCCAGAAAACAAGAAAAACCCAGCGATCATACTCCGGTTATTGTTGAATTTTAA
- a CDS encoding VOC family protein encodes MSEQNLNSLALGTLRQVHHIAFNVKDMKASKHFYGKILGLHELTGEEIPKTLLQLVAEGKVANFVTPDGTVIDLFWEPDLLPPNPDPKQAFTRANHLAFDIDPELFEQAVEVLKCNEVKIDHGPVTRPTGRGIYFYDPDGFLLEIRCDPIET; translated from the coding sequence ATGAGCGAGCAAAATTTGAACTCTCTGGCTTTAGGAACTCTACGTCAAGTGCATCATATTGCCTTCAATGTCAAAGATATGAAGGCTTCTAAGCATTTTTATGGAAAAATTCTCGGACTACACGAATTAACCGGCGAAGAAATCCCTAAAACCCTACTTCAGCTAGTCGCTGAGGGAAAAGTAGCAAATTTTGTCACACCGGATGGAACGGTGATAGATTTATTTTGGGAACCCGATTTGTTACCGCCTAACCCGGACCCTAAACAGGCCTTTACTCGTGCTAATCATTTAGCCTTTGATATCGATCCTGAATTATTTGAGCAAGCGGTAGAAGTTTTAAAATGCAATGAAGTAAAAATTGATCATGGTCCTGTCACTCGTCCTACAGGAAGAGGGATTTATTTTTATGATCCAGATGGATTTTTATTAGAGATTCGTTGTGATCCCATCGAAACGTAA
- a CDS encoding aromatic ring-hydroxylating oxygenase subunit alpha, protein MNSNSSPIIPENTDVRTCPINPNHWYAVARSCEVKRLPYSIILWHQAIVLYRDQKGIIHALEDRCPHRQVKLSHGSVSGNDLECAYHGWRFNREGKCTFVPYLAEHQKLPSCQIRSYPVLELDGFIWLFPGDEQALKQKSLQPMGVPEWDHLNYIATVSVINCPGHYSFLIENLMDMYHGHLHNNYQAWAAAKLQNLSVEQNRIDAYYEAQSYYRIDKIWSISQLFFPALRRLHPEPLTVSYIYPHWQSTLGQDFKIYCLFCPVHSTYTRAYLIHFTSLEAFWRLHKLPIKFRRFLKNSLFGSAQKILDGLVAQDVEMIAQEQAAYLENSSRKTYELNPTIAQVQKFIREQALCT, encoded by the coding sequence TTGAATTCTAACTCTAGTCCTATCATTCCTGAAAATACTGATGTTCGCACCTGCCCCATCAACCCTAATCACTGGTATGCTGTTGCCCGTAGTTGCGAAGTTAAGAGGCTTCCTTACAGTATTATCCTCTGGCATCAGGCGATTGTTCTCTATCGAGATCAAAAAGGTATCATTCACGCGCTAGAAGATCGCTGTCCCCATAGACAGGTTAAACTCAGTCATGGATCTGTTAGCGGCAATGACTTAGAATGCGCTTATCATGGCTGGCGTTTTAATCGAGAGGGAAAATGTACTTTTGTTCCCTATCTCGCTGAGCATCAAAAGTTACCTTCCTGTCAAATTCGTTCTTATCCCGTCCTTGAGTTAGATGGGTTTATCTGGTTGTTTCCTGGAGATGAGCAAGCGTTAAAGCAAAAATCTTTACAACCGATGGGAGTCCCTGAATGGGATCACCTTAACTATATCGCAACGGTTTCTGTTATTAATTGTCCGGGACATTATTCTTTTTTAATCGAAAACTTAATGGATATGTATCATGGACATTTACATAATAATTATCAGGCTTGGGCCGCCGCCAAATTACAAAATCTATCAGTTGAGCAAAACCGAATAGATGCTTATTATGAAGCTCAAAGCTATTATCGTATTGATAAAATTTGGTCAATTTCTCAGCTATTTTTCCCGGCTTTGCGCCGCCTTCATCCGGAACCTTTAACCGTTAGTTATATTTATCCTCATTGGCAATCTACTCTCGGACAAGATTTTAAAATTTACTGTCTTTTTTGTCCTGTTCACTCCACTTATACTCGAGCTTATTTAATTCATTTTACTTCCCTGGAAGCTTTTTGGCGTTTACATAAATTACCGATCAAGTTTCGCCGCTTCCTGAAAAATAGCTTGTTTGGTTCCGCCCAAAAAATCCTTGATGGTTTAGTCGCTCAAGATGTAGAAATGATTGCCCAAGAACAAGCGGCTTACCTAGAAAACTCCAGCCGGAAAACTTATGAATTAAATCCCACCATTGCCCAAGTGCAAAAATTCATTAGAGAGCAAGCGCTCTGCACATAA
- a CDS encoding CU044_2847 family protein: MLSDNDEILGYREVVSVKITDEVTIMVEATPLNEEVDVNIVDEFDFSEVTDAIEAIATSMTTSFNKIKPKKATVEFGLEIGVNSGKLTTLLVKSCSRTNLKITLEWEN; the protein is encoded by the coding sequence ATGCTTAGTGATAATGATGAGATACTCGGTTATAGAGAGGTGGTGTCGGTAAAAATAACTGATGAAGTGACGATTATGGTGGAAGCAACGCCTCTAAATGAGGAAGTAGATGTAAATATAGTGGATGAATTTGATTTTAGTGAAGTCACCGATGCTATAGAAGCGATAGCTACTTCTATGACCACCAGCTTTAACAAGATTAAGCCGAAAAAAGCCACTGTAGAATTTGGGTTAGAAATTGGAGTAAACTCAGGAAAACTTACGACTTTATTAGTCAAAAGTTGTAGTAGAACTAATCTAAAAATTACTTTAGAGTGGGAAAATTAA
- the rplT gene encoding 50S ribosomal protein L20: MTRVKRGNVARKRRKKVLKLAKGFRGSHSKLFRTANQQVMKALRNAYRDRRKRKRDFRRLWITRINASARQNGMSYSKLTGQLKKANIQLNRKMLAQLAVLDPQAFAKVVEVASQAQ, encoded by the coding sequence ATGACAAGAGTAAAACGAGGTAACGTTGCTCGTAAACGTCGCAAAAAAGTGCTGAAATTAGCTAAAGGCTTTAGAGGTTCTCACTCAAAGCTTTTCCGCACAGCCAATCAGCAGGTAATGAAAGCCCTGCGGAACGCTTACCGTGATCGTCGCAAACGCAAGCGCGATTTTCGTCGTCTTTGGATTACCAGAATTAACGCTTCTGCTCGTCAGAACGGCATGAGTTATAGTAAACTCACTGGACAACTCAAAAAAGCCAACATTCAACTCAACCGAAAAATGTTAGCTCAGTTAGCTGTCCTAGACCCTCAAGCCTTTGCTAAAGTAGTAGAAGTCGCTAGTCAAGCACAGTAA
- a CDS encoding DNA cytosine methyltransferase: MISAKKRRPIAVDLFAGAGGMSLGFEQAGFDVLASVEIDPIHCATHEYNFPFSTMICRSVTEITAREIRNLSPIGTQDIDVVFGGPPCQGFSLIGKRLLDDPRNDLIYHFLRLVLELNPKYFILENVPGMALGKHKKLIEEIINKFQENNYNVEENIKILNAAHYGVPQNRERLFLLGSQKGLVLPQYPEPITAPNPFQNLSKTPTVWEALQDLPEVNHYPELETRDWVAAEWGNPSDYARKLREMALENDYLYQRQYDMKVLTSSLRTEHTAKSIERFAMTPPGKIEPISRFYKLSPDGLCNTLRAGTPSNRGAYTSPRPIHPFTPRCITVREAARLHSYPDWFRFHVTKWHGFRQIGNSVPPLLAKAVALEIMKVLRKEISKPSIIIPLGEEKLLSFNMSSAAEYYGVDPKVVGTRTKPLKI; this comes from the coding sequence ATGATCAGTGCAAAAAAGCGACGACCAATAGCCGTAGATTTATTTGCGGGTGCAGGGGGAATGTCCCTTGGATTTGAACAAGCTGGATTTGATGTATTAGCATCGGTAGAAATTGATCCGATTCATTGTGCAACTCATGAGTATAATTTTCCCTTTTCGACGATGATCTGTCGCAGTGTTACCGAAATAACCGCTAGAGAAATTAGAAATTTATCCCCTATTGGGACTCAAGATATTGATGTGGTTTTTGGTGGCCCACCTTGCCAAGGATTTTCTCTCATCGGCAAACGATTACTTGATGATCCTCGAAATGACCTGATTTACCATTTTCTGCGTTTAGTTTTAGAACTGAATCCTAAATATTTTATTTTAGAAAATGTGCCAGGAATGGCACTAGGAAAACATAAAAAACTGATTGAAGAAATTATTAACAAATTTCAAGAGAATAATTATAATGTAGAAGAAAATATCAAAATTTTAAATGCCGCTCATTACGGTGTACCTCAAAATCGTGAAAGGTTATTTTTGCTAGGAAGTCAAAAAGGATTAGTATTACCCCAATATCCGGAACCAATAACGGCACCTAACCCCTTTCAAAATCTCTCTAAAACGCCTACGGTTTGGGAAGCATTACAAGACTTACCCGAAGTTAATCATTATCCAGAATTAGAAACAAGAGATTGGGTAGCGGCTGAGTGGGGCAACCCGAGTGATTATGCCAGAAAACTGCGGGAAATGGCTCTAGAAAATGATTATTTATATCAACGTCAGTATGATATGAAGGTCTTAACTTCGAGTTTAAGAACAGAACATACAGCGAAATCTATCGAAAGATTTGCCATGACACCGCCAGGTAAAATAGAACCCATTAGCCGCTTTTATAAATTATCTCCTGACGGTTTATGTAATACCCTTCGTGCAGGTACACCGAGTAATCGAGGTGCTTATACCTCTCCTCGTCCGATTCATCCTTTTACCCCTCGCTGCATTACAGTTAGAGAAGCGGCTAGACTCCATTCTTATCCTGATTGGTTTAGATTTCATGTCACTAAATGGCATGGTTTCCGACAAATTGGTAATTCTGTCCCTCCTTTATTAGCTAAAGCCGTCGCACTAGAAATTATGAAAGTTCTTAGGAAAGAAATCAGTAAACCGAGTATAATTATTCCTCTAGGCGAAGAAAAATTACTCAGTTTTAATATGTCTAGTGCGGCTGAGTATTACGGGGTAGATCCTAAAGTTGTAGGAACAAGAACCAAGCCATTGAAAATTTAA
- a CDS encoding DNA-3-methyladenine glycosylase family protein: protein MTKSLINYDQALYYLQEADIIMAQIISEIGDYQLAEFKSNSSLLEALAWAIMAQQISTEVANKIYQRFLSLYNESTPLNARNLLQTSDEDLRSIGISRYKIGYLKNLARAVEEYLPPLSELATMEDETIIKLLTQIKGIGTWTVQMLLIFRLQRLDILPSGDLGIRMAIKNLYQLPELPSPEIVEAIGHKWKPYRTIAAWYLWRSLSDTIEKIQF, encoded by the coding sequence ATGACTAAATCACTGATCAACTACGACCAGGCATTATATTATCTTCAAGAAGCAGATATAATTATGGCTCAAATTATATCGGAAATAGGAGATTATCAGTTAGCAGAATTTAAATCGAATTCTAGCTTGTTGGAGGCTCTAGCTTGGGCTATTATGGCTCAACAAATATCTACCGAAGTAGCGAATAAAATTTATCAACGATTTCTATCTCTTTATAACGAGTCAACCCCTTTAAACGCGAGAAATCTTTTACAAACATCTGACGAAGATTTACGGAGCATCGGCATTTCTCGTTATAAAATCGGCTACTTAAAAAATTTAGCTAGAGCAGTAGAAGAGTACCTGCCGCCTCTGTCTGAGTTAGCAACAATGGAAGATGAAACCATTATTAAACTCTTAACTCAAATCAAAGGAATAGGGACTTGGACAGTACAAATGTTACTAATTTTTCGTCTCCAGCGATTAGATATTTTGCCGTCAGGTGATTTAGGAATCCGAATGGCCATCAAGAATTTATATCAACTTCCTGAGTTGCCATCTCCAGAAATTGTGGAAGCAATTGGCCACAAATGGAAACCTTACAGAACGATAGCGGCTTGGTATTTATGGCGCAGTTTGTCAGATACCATTGAAAAAATACAATTTTGA
- a CDS encoding PhoH family protein — protein MTETTQTIELPNLESVIALVGKEEENLKFISRRTGANLVLRGQELRVYGQEKSVERALSVVRSLKPYWQEAKTIETADIMTAFHALDTGQTEEYQDLQQAVLARTRRGELIRAKTFRQRQYIKAIQTHDITFCVGPAGTGKTFLAAVLAVQALLNDDVERLILTRPAVEAGEKLGFLPGDLQQKVNPFLRPLYDALYEFIEPAKIPDLMERGKIEVAPLAYMRGRTLSNAFIIVDEAQNTTAAQLKMVLTRLGFGSRMVVTGDITQIDLPEHQTSGLVVARKILQSVEGIAFCQLSQADVVRHPLIQKIVEAYEKFEKN, from the coding sequence ATGACAGAAACTACTCAAACCATAGAACTCCCAAATCTAGAAAGTGTGATCGCTTTAGTGGGTAAAGAAGAGGAAAACCTCAAATTTATCAGCCGTCGCACGGGAGCTAATTTGGTATTACGGGGTCAAGAGTTACGGGTTTACGGACAAGAAAAATCAGTGGAACGCGCTTTGTCTGTGGTGCGTTCCCTTAAACCCTATTGGCAAGAGGCGAAAACCATTGAAACGGCCGATATTATGACGGCTTTTCATGCGCTTGATACCGGACAAACTGAGGAATATCAAGACTTACAGCAAGCGGTGCTGGCTCGAACTCGACGAGGTGAATTAATTCGGGCTAAAACTTTTCGTCAACGTCAATATATTAAGGCCATTCAAACTCACGATATCACTTTTTGTGTGGGTCCGGCAGGAACCGGCAAAACTTTTTTAGCCGCAGTTTTAGCGGTACAAGCGTTACTGAATGATGACGTAGAACGTTTAATTTTAACCCGTCCGGCAGTAGAAGCCGGCGAAAAACTCGGGTTTTTACCAGGAGATTTACAACAGAAAGTTAATCCTTTTTTGCGCCCTCTTTACGATGCGCTTTATGAATTTATTGAGCCGGCTAAAATTCCGGATTTAATGGAGCGAGGAAAAATCGAAGTAGCTCCTTTAGCTTATATGCGGGGACGAACTTTAAGTAATGCGTTTATTATCGTTGATGAAGCCCAAAATACTACAGCCGCTCAATTAAAAATGGTATTAACTCGCTTAGGTTTTGGTTCTCGAATGGTAGTGACTGGAGATATTACCCAAATTGATTTACCAGAGCATCAAACGTCGGGGTTAGTGGTAGCGAGAAAAATCTTACAATCTGTGGAAGGAATTGCTTTTTGTCAATTATCTCAAGCTGATGTGGTACGTCATCCTTTGATTCAAAAAATTGTCGAAGCTTACGAGAAATTTGAAAAGAATTAA
- the galE gene encoding UDP-glucose 4-epimerase GalE: MSELKPTILVTGGAGYIGSHAVQALQKAGYSVIILDNLVYGHRDLVEKVLQVELIQGDISDRALLDDLFKRYSIAAVMHFAAYIFVGESVTNPAMYYRNNVVGTLTLLEAMVAANVKKIVFSSTCATYGVPQFMPLTEDHPQNPINPYGHTKLMVEKILADFDHAYGLKSVCFRYFNAAGADPSGQLGEDHQPETHLIPLILLAALGQRESISVFGTDYPTPDGTCIRDYIHVVDLADAHVLGLEYLLEGGESNAFNLGNGNGFSVKEVIETARVVTGKPIKVVECERRAGDPPVLVGSSAKAKTVLGWKPQYYELKNIIAHAWNWHQHRHGEKLTAKLLTP; this comes from the coding sequence GTGAGTGAACTTAAACCAACGATATTAGTAACAGGCGGAGCCGGCTATATAGGCTCTCATGCCGTACAAGCTTTACAAAAAGCCGGCTATAGTGTCATCATTCTCGATAACCTAGTCTATGGACATCGTGACCTAGTAGAAAAAGTTTTACAAGTAGAATTAATACAAGGAGACATTAGCGATCGCGCTTTACTCGATGACCTATTTAAACGCTACTCCATTGCTGCGGTGATGCACTTTGCCGCTTACATTTTTGTCGGTGAGTCAGTGACTAACCCTGCGATGTATTACCGCAATAACGTAGTGGGAACCCTCACCTTATTAGAGGCAATGGTAGCGGCTAATGTCAAAAAAATCGTCTTTTCTTCTACCTGTGCGACTTATGGGGTTCCTCAATTTATGCCCCTGACAGAAGATCATCCCCAAAATCCCATTAACCCCTATGGTCACACGAAGTTAATGGTGGAGAAAATTTTGGCCGATTTTGATCACGCTTACGGGTTAAAGTCTGTCTGTTTCCGCTATTTTAATGCCGCAGGGGCAGACCCTAGTGGACAACTCGGAGAAGACCATCAACCAGAAACTCATCTGATTCCCCTAATTCTCTTAGCCGCCCTCGGACAAAGAGAGAGTATTTCGGTGTTTGGGACAGATTATCCTACCCCGGATGGCACTTGTATTCGAGATTACATTCATGTGGTGGATTTAGCCGATGCTCATGTCTTAGGTTTAGAATATCTCCTTGAAGGCGGAGAAAGTAACGCTTTTAATTTGGGCAATGGCAATGGGTTCTCTGTCAAAGAAGTGATCGAAACCGCCCGGGTCGTTACCGGCAAACCCATTAAAGTAGTAGAATGTGAACGCCGTGCCGGTGATCCACCGGTTTTAGTCGGCAGTAGTGCCAAAGCGAAAACCGTTTTAGGCTGGAAACCCCAATATTACGAGCTAAAAAATATTATTGCTCATGCTTGGAATTGGCATCAGCACAGACATGGAGAAAAATTAACGGCGAAACTCTTGACTCCCTAG
- the trxA gene encoding thioredoxin, with product MTVKKQYNSFQELLESSDLPVLVDFNATWCGPCKMMGPVLDQVSAFLKNRLLIVKIDTDKYPGLASRYHIHSLPTLILFKNGQPVERMEGILQAKPLIQHLQTFL from the coding sequence ATGACAGTCAAAAAACAATACAATAGCTTTCAAGAACTTCTCGAGTCTTCTGACCTACCCGTGTTAGTAGACTTTAACGCTACCTGGTGTGGTCCTTGTAAAATGATGGGGCCAGTTTTAGATCAGGTAAGTGCTTTTTTGAAAAATAGACTTCTCATTGTTAAAATTGACACAGATAAGTATCCTGGGTTAGCGTCCCGATATCATATTCATAGCTTACCCACTTTGATCTTATTTAAAAATGGTCAACCCGTAGAACGAATGGAAGGAATTTTACAGGCAAAACCTTTAATCCAACATTTACAAACTTTTTTATAA
- the rpmI gene encoding 50S ribosomal protein L35: MPKLKTRKAAAKRFRATGSGKKIFRRKAYKNHLLQHKSSERKRRRLSEISLVSEADTKEVRLMLPYL, from the coding sequence ATGCCGAAACTGAAAACCCGCAAGGCGGCGGCTAAAAGATTCCGCGCCACAGGTAGCGGGAAAAAGATCTTTCGTCGCAAAGCCTACAAAAACCACTTATTACAGCACAAAAGTTCAGAACGTAAGCGTCGCCGTTTGTCTGAAATCTCTTTAGTCAGTGAGGCAGACACCAAAGAAGTGCGCCTGATGCTGCCTTATCTGTAA
- the glmU gene encoding bifunctional UDP-N-acetylglucosamine diphosphorylase/glucosamine-1-phosphate N-acetyltransferase GlmU, producing the protein MVAVAILAAGRGTRMKSNLPKVLHPLGGRSLVERVLSSCELIKPQRRLVIIGYQAQQVRQTLQHDGGIEFVEQKEQLGTGHAIIQLIPHLEDFHGDLLVLNGDVPLLRPETLQNLLEFHKSHQNAATLLTAHLPNPKGYGRVFCDGHNLVTQIVEDRDCSDAQRQNKRVNAGIYCFNWQKLAKILPELKADNDQQEYYLTDVVHYLEPVMAIDVEDYLEISGINDRKQLATAYDVLQTRIKDHWMRAGVTLIDPDSITIDDTVEIQPDVIIEPQTHLRGQTVIGTGSRIGPGSMIENSQIGENVTVLYSVITDSQVASGCRIGPYAHLRGEAKIESSCRIGNFVEIKKSTVGEKSNVAHLSYLGDATLGERVNVGAGTITANYDGVKKHPTYIGNGTKTGANSVLVAPITVGENVTIAAGSVINKDVPNDALAIARERQKNVQGWRLKTDD; encoded by the coding sequence ATGGTAGCGGTAGCAATTCTAGCGGCGGGACGAGGTACTCGCATGAAATCTAATCTCCCCAAGGTTTTACATCCTTTGGGTGGACGTTCTCTAGTAGAACGTGTGCTATCAAGTTGTGAGTTGATTAAACCCCAAAGACGTTTAGTGATTATCGGATATCAAGCTCAACAAGTTAGACAAACTCTACAACATGATGGTGGCATCGAATTTGTTGAGCAAAAAGAACAGTTAGGCACCGGTCACGCTATTATACAACTGATTCCTCATCTAGAAGATTTTCACGGCGATCTATTGGTGCTAAATGGAGATGTCCCCTTACTCCGTCCTGAAACCCTGCAAAACCTTCTCGAGTTTCACAAATCTCATCAAAATGCGGCTACCCTCTTAACGGCCCATTTACCGAACCCTAAAGGTTATGGCCGGGTATTCTGTGATGGTCATAATTTGGTGACGCAAATTGTAGAGGATAGAGATTGTAGCGATGCTCAACGGCAAAATAAACGGGTAAACGCGGGAATTTATTGTTTTAATTGGCAAAAATTAGCGAAAATATTGCCAGAATTGAAAGCCGATAACGACCAACAAGAATATTATTTAACCGATGTGGTTCATTATCTTGAGCCGGTGATGGCCATCGATGTAGAAGATTATTTAGAAATTAGCGGCATTAATGACCGTAAGCAATTAGCCACAGCTTACGATGTTTTACAAACCAGAATAAAAGACCATTGGATGCGTGCTGGTGTAACGCTGATTGACCCTGATAGTATTACCATTGATGACACGGTGGAAATACAGCCGGATGTGATTATTGAACCCCAAACCCATTTAAGAGGTCAAACCGTAATCGGAACGGGTAGCCGCATCGGACCAGGGAGTATGATTGAAAATAGTCAGATTGGGGAAAATGTCACGGTTTTATATTCTGTGATTACGGATTCTCAGGTAGCATCAGGGTGTCGCATTGGGCCTTATGCTCATTTACGGGGTGAGGCTAAAATTGAATCCTCTTGCCGCATTGGCAATTTTGTTGAGATTAAAAAGAGTACAGTGGGAGAAAAGAGTAATGTGGCTCATTTGTCCTACTTGGGGGATGCTACATTAGGAGAGCGTGTTAATGTGGGTGCGGGAACCATCACGGCAAATTATGATGGAGTGAAAAAACATCCCACTTATATTGGTAATGGGACAAAAACCGGGGCTAATAGTGTATTGGTAGCACCAATTACCGTAGGAGAAAATGTTACCATAGCGGCAGGCTCTGTGATTAATAAAGATGTTCCCAATGATGCCTTAGCCATTGCTAGAGAACGTCAGAAAAATGTACAGGGTTGGCGGCTGAAAACCGATGATTAG